The following are encoded together in the Populus trichocarpa isolate Nisqually-1 chromosome 5, P.trichocarpa_v4.1, whole genome shotgun sequence genome:
- the LOC7479183 gene encoding ABC transporter G family member 1 isoform X2: MDSAVNVPRWTPSPSPTRSLLKEPETKANVVPSKREAGVDDLELQSIISEEDGKPTTVDNTFPFSPGTTAGPDPPPYSGTYEASSMMTEMEPLGTLPKGGKNYDGEGLTSKGNRNGLLMTWIDLWVTVPDGKNGGRPILHGLTGYAQPGEVLAIMGPSGSGKTTLLDALAGRLSSNTQQTGEILINGRKETLAFGTSAYVTQDDTLMTTLTVREAVYYSAQLQLPDSMSTSEKKERAEITIREMGLQGSADTRIGGWSVKGISGGQKRRVSICIEILTQPKLLFLDEPTSGLDSAASYHVMNHIVKLARQEGRTIVASIHQPSSEVFELFHNLCLLSSGRTVYFGPVSMAEQFFSSNGFPCAPLRNPSDHYLRTINADFDMDIEQGHGGSTEEAINILVKSYKSSEIFLQVRQRVASICEQKGGILEKKGSQASFITQCLVLTRRSFVNMYRDLGYYWLRLAIYIALCLCVGTIFYDIGLTFGSIQARGSMLMFVAAFLTFMAIGGFPSFVEDMKIFGRERLNGHYGVGAYVVGNTLSSIPYLLMISLIPGAMAYYLVGLQKSLEHFVCFALILFVCMMLVESLMMIVASIVPDFLMGIITGAGIQGVMMLNGGFFRLPDDLPKPFWRYPMYYIAFHKYANQGFYKNEFQGLTFPNNLAGGPPTITGEEILKNTWQVEMGYSKWIDIAILLGMVILYRLMFLGIIKLVEKVKPIIRAAFAGAPRQSKHV; the protein is encoded by the exons TAACGTTGTTCCATCGAAAAGAGAAGCAGGTGTAGATGACTTGGAGTTGCAAAGCATAATCTCTGAGGAAGATGGCAAGCCTACAACGGTAGACAACACGTTCCCATTTAGCCCTGGCACCACAGCAGGTCCTGATCCACCTCCTTATTCAGGCACCTATGAAGCATCATCTATGATGACAGAGATGGAGCCACTCGGGACGTTACCAAAGGGAGGCAAGAACTATGATGGTGAAGGCTTGACATCAAAGGGAAACAGAAATGGCCTTCTCATGACATGGATTGATCTGTGGGTTACAGTGCCTGATGGGAAAAACGGGGGCCGACCAATCCTGCACGGTCTAACCGGTTATGCTCAGCCAGGGGAGGTTTTGGCTATTATGGGTCCTTCGGGAAGCGGCAAGACAACTCTTCTAGATGCTCTGGCAG GAAGATTAAGTTCAAACACACAGCAAACTGGAGAGATCCTAATCAATGGTCGAAAGGAGACACTTGCATTTGGAACTTCG GCCTACGTTACTCAAGATGATACTCTAATGACAACATTAACTGTGAGGGAAGCTGTCTACTACTCAGCACAGCTCCAACTTCCAGACTCCATGTCAACATCTGAGAAGAAGGAAAGAGCTGAGATAACAATAAGAGAGATGGGCTTACAAGGCTCTGCTGACACCAGAATAGGAGGGTGGAGCGTGAAGGGCATTAGCGGAGGACAGAAGAGGAGAGTTAGTATTTGCATCGAAATCTTGACCCAGCCCAAGCTGCTCTTCCTTGATGAGCCTACTAGTGGACTGGATAGTGCAGCATCTTACCATGTCATGAACCATATCGTTAAGCTTGCTCGCCAAGAAGGAAGGACAATTGTTGCATCAATTCATCAGCCAAGTAGTGAGGTTTTTGAGCTCTTCCACAACCTCTGCCTTCTTTCTTCTGGAAGAACCGTCTATTTTGGTCCTGTTTCAATGGCAGAACAG TTCTTTTCTTCAAATGGCTTTCCATGCGCTCCTTTGAGAAACCCATCAGATCACTACCTTAGAACCATAAACGCGGATTTTGATATG GACATTGAACAAGGGCATGGTGGCAGCACAGAGGAAGCCATCAATATTCTTGTCAAGTCCTACAAATCATCAGAGATTTTCCTGCAAGTTCGCCAGCGAGTAGCTTCCATATGCGAGCAG aaaGGAGGAATTCTAGAGAAGAAAGGAAGCCAGGCAAGCTTCATCACTCAGTGCCTTGTTCTTACAAGGAGATCTTTCGTCAACATGTACCGCGATCTAGGCTATTACTGGCTTCGCCTTGCAATCTACATAGCATTGTGCCTATGTGTAGGGACAATCTTCTATGATATTGGCTTAACTTTTGGGTCAATACAG GCTAGAGGCTCAATGCTCATGTTTGTTGCTGCATTCTTGACTTTCATGGCAATTGGTGGATTCCCCTCTTTCGTAGAGGACATGAAG ATTTTCGGACGAGAAAGATTAAATGGGCACTATGGTGTTGGTGCATATGTTGTTGGAAACACATTGTCTTCCATTCCTTACCTGCTCATGATATCTTTAATCCCTGGAGCAATGGCCTATTACCTAGTTGGCCTTCAAAAGAGCTTGGAACACTTTGTCTGCTTCGCATTGATACTCTTCGTGTGCATGATGCTGGTTGAAAGCTTAATGATGATCGTTGCAAGTATCGTGCCAGATTTCTTGATGGGTATTATAACAGGTGCAGGAATTCAAGGTGTTATGATGTTAAACGGAGGATTTTTTCGGTTGCCAGATGATCTTCCTAAGCCTTTCTGGAGATATCCGATGTACTACATTGCATTCCACAAATATGCAAACCAAGGGTTCTACAAGAATGAATTCCAAGGATTGACATTCCCTAATAATCTAGCCGGAGGGCCACCTACCATTACTGGCGAAGAAATTCTGAAAAACACATGGCAAGTAGAGATGGGTTATTCTAAGTGGATTGATATCGCTATCCTCTTAGGAATGGTGATTCTTTACCGTCTCATGTTTTTGGGAATCATAAAACTTGTTGAAAAGGTTAAACCAATCATCAGAGCTGCTTTTGCTGGTGCTCCAAGACAATCAAAACATGTCTAG
- the LOC7455196 gene encoding polyadenylate-binding protein 2 isoform X1, with translation MEEEEHEVYGGEIPDVEGDMDPHNADVDMSAADDDAVKELDEMKKRLKEMEEEAAALREMQAKVEKEMGAVQDPATAAANQANREEADSRSVFVGNVDYACTPEEVQQHFQSCGTVNRVTILTDKFGQPKGFAYVEFLEVEAVQEALALNESELHGRQLKVSPKRTNVPGMKQYRPRRINPYMGYRFRRPYAPPYFYSPYGYGKVPRFRRSMRYMPYY, from the exons atggaggaagaagaacaTGAGGTTTACGGTGGAGAGATTCCTGATGTGGAAGGGGATATGGATCCTCACAACGCCGACGTTGACATGTCCGCCGCCGATGACGATGCCGTCAAg GAGTTGGATGAGATGAAGAAGAGATTGAAGGAGATGGAAGAGGAAGCGGCTGCTCTTCGTGAGATGCAAGCTAAAGTTGAGAAGGAAATGGGCGCTGTTCAAG ATCCAGCTACTGCAGCTGCTAATCAAGCAAACAGGGAGGAAGCAGATTCTCGTTCTGTGTTTGTTGGCAAT GTTGATTATGCATGCACACCTGAAGAAGTGCAGCAGCATTTTCAGTCCTGTGGTACAGTAAACAGGGTTACTATTCTGACAGATAAGTTTGGCCAGCCAAAGGGTTTCGCTTATGTGGAATTCCTTGAAGTAGAAGCTGTTCAAGAGGCTCTAGCTCTCAATGAATCTGAACTACATGGCCGTCAATTGAAG GTTTCACCCAAAAGGACCAACGTTCCTGGAATGAAGCAGTATCGACCTAGACGAATCAATCCCTACATGGGTTACCGGTTCAGGAGGCCATATGCGCCCCCTTATTTCTACTCTCCTTATGGATATGG GAAGGTGCCTAGATTCAGAAGGTCAATGCGATACATGCCTTACTACTAA
- the LOC7455197 gene encoding phospho-2-dehydro-3-deoxyheptonate aldolase 1, chloroplastic encodes MALSTLSSKSLYSNANNLFQQNQQQQSPTFSLVPGSKTLKSKSNLSISAVHAAEPTKNSVSVKESAAPVAAPGTGKWSLESWKTKKALQLPEYPDANELETVLKTIETFPPIVFAGEARSLEENLAEAAMGNAFLLQGGDCAESFKEFSANNIRDTFRILLQMGVVLMFGGQVPVIKVGRMAGQFAKPRSDPFEEKDGVKLPSYKGDNINGDAFNEKSRIPDPQRLIRAYCQSAATLNLLRAFATGGYAAMQRVTQWNLDFAQHSEQGDRYQELANRVDEALGFMAAAGLTVDHPIMTTTEFWTSHECLHLPYEQSLTRLDSTSGLYYDCSAHMLWCGERTRQLDGAHVEFLRGISNPIGIKVSNKMDPNELVKLIEIFNSNNKPGRITIIVRMGAENMRVKFPHLIRAVRRAGQIVTWVCDPMHGNTIKAPCGLKTRPFDAILAEVRAFFDVHEQEGSHPGGIHLEMTGQNVTECIGGSRTVTFDDLSSRYHTHCDPRLNASQSLELAFIIAERLRKRRIGTQRLFSLGQ; translated from the exons TCTCTCTTCCAAATCTCTCTACAGCAATGCCAACAATCTCTTTCAAcaaaaccaacaacaacaatcacCCACTTTCTCTCTTGTCCCTGGAAGCAAAACGCTCAAGTCAAAATCCAACCTTTCAATCTCTGCCGTCCATGCCGCCGAGCCCACCAAGAATTCAGTTTCCGTGAAGGAATCTGCGGCCCCAGTTGCTGCCCCTGGGACTGGAAAATGGTCCTTGGAGAGCTGGAAAACCAAGAAAGCATTGCAGCTACCCGAATACCCTGATGCTAATGAACTCGAGACAGTTTTGAAGACTATTGAGACGTTTCCGCCAATAGTTTTTGCTGGAGAAGCAAGGAGTTTAGAGGAGAACCTTGCTGAGGCTGCAATGGGGAATGCTTTTTTATTGCAAGGTGGTGATTGTGCTGAGAGTTTCAAGGAGTTTAGTGCTAATAATATAAGGGATACTTTTAGGATTCTGCTTCAGATGGGTGTTGTGCTTATGTTTGGAGGTCAAGTTCCTGTCATTAAG GTGGGAAGAATGGCAGGTCAATTTGCAAAGCCAAGATCAGATCCATTTGAGGAGAAGGATGGAGTGAAGCTGCCAAGTTACAAAGGGGACAATATTAATGGAGATGCTTTTAATGAGAAATCAAGAATTCCAGACCCGCAGAGATTGATAAGAGCTTATTGCCAGTCTGCTGCAACTCTCAATCTTCTCAGGGCATTTGCCACCGGAGGGTATGCTGCAATGCAGAGAGTTACACAGTGGAATCTTGACTTTGCACAGCACAGCGAGCAGGGAGATAG GTACCAAGAACTTGCTAACCGGGTTGATGAGGCCTTGGGATTCATGGCTGCAGCAGGACTCACAGTGGATCATCCAATCATGACAACTACTGAATTTTGGACATCCCACGAGTGCTTGCATCTTCCCTACGAGCAATCTCTCACAAGGCTTGATTCAACTTCTGGCCTCTATTATGATTGCTCTGCTCACATGCTTTGGTGTGGAGAGCGTACTCGCCAGCTGGATGGTGCCCACGTGGAGTTCCTTAGAGGAATTTCCAACCCTATTGGCATCAAG GTGAGCAACAAAATGGATCCAAATGAGCTAGTTAAACTCATTGAAATCTTTAATTCTAATAACAAGCCAGGAAGGATTACAATCATTGTTAGAATGGGTGCTGAGAATATGAGAGTGAAGTTTCCCCACTTGATCAGAGCTGTTCGTAGGGCGGGACAAATCGTGACATGGGTCTGTGATCCAATGCATGGAAACACCATTAAGGCTCCTTGTGGACTGAAAACACGCCCCTTTGATGCTATTTTG GCTGAGGTGCGAGCATTCTTTGATGTCCATGAGCAAGAAGGAAGCCATCCTGGAGGAATTCACCTAGAGATGACTGGGCAGAATGTGACTGAGTGCATTGGAGGGTCTCGGACAGTAACATTTGACGATTTGAGCTCCCGCTATCACACGCATTGTGACCCAAGGCTCAATGCTTCTCAATCGCTTGAGCTTGCATTTATCATTGCCGAGCGACTTAGAAAAAGAAGGATAGGAACTCAACGTCTGTTTTCCTTGGGCCAGTAG
- the LOC7455196 gene encoding polyadenylate-binding protein 3 isoform X2 produces MWQMGQGCILLLFVVDYACTPEEVQQHFQSCGTVNRVTILTDKFGQPKGFAYVEFLEVEAVQEALALNESELHGRQLKVSPKRTNVPGMKQYRPRRINPYMGYRFRRPYAPPYFYSPYGYGKVPRFRRSMRYMPYY; encoded by the exons ATGTGGCAGATGGGACAAGGGTGTATATTGCTGCTTTTTGTG GTTGATTATGCATGCACACCTGAAGAAGTGCAGCAGCATTTTCAGTCCTGTGGTACAGTAAACAGGGTTACTATTCTGACAGATAAGTTTGGCCAGCCAAAGGGTTTCGCTTATGTGGAATTCCTTGAAGTAGAAGCTGTTCAAGAGGCTCTAGCTCTCAATGAATCTGAACTACATGGCCGTCAATTGAAG GTTTCACCCAAAAGGACCAACGTTCCTGGAATGAAGCAGTATCGACCTAGACGAATCAATCCCTACATGGGTTACCGGTTCAGGAGGCCATATGCGCCCCCTTATTTCTACTCTCCTTATGGATATGG GAAGGTGCCTAGATTCAGAAGGTCAATGCGATACATGCCTTACTACTAA